One Bufo gargarizans isolate SCDJY-AF-19 chromosome 3, ASM1485885v1, whole genome shotgun sequence DNA segment encodes these proteins:
- the MARCKSL1 gene encoding MARCKS-related protein — protein sequence MGSTESKSQSADTAVSKTAEQQENGHVKANGDTLPKTNGDTAAANGSAEPVTTDEAGSGEAIEQAPPANGEAKPEEPPGKQAKKRFSFKKNFKLPFRKTKKDAAAVEAPPAGEEGGTAPKEEHEEAAKPDESTSENAEPVSPAEEPSPEAEEAAAEPEPVVTPPEQTPQSEESVPSTETPTEPPKEE from the exons ATGGGCAGCACCGAGTCCAAGAGCCAGAGCGCCGACACCGCCGTTAGTAAGACTGCGGAGCAACAG gaaaacgGTCACGTAAAGGCAAACGGTGATACCCTCCCGAAGACTAACGGGGACACGGCCGCTGCCAATGGCTCTGCAGAGCCGGTGACTACCGATGAGGCGGGCTCCGGAGAGGCTATCGAACAAGCCCCACCAGCTAATGGCGAGGCGAAACCAGAGGAGCCCCCAGGAAAACAGGCGAAGAAGAGGTTCTCCTTCAAGAAGAACTTCAAGCTGCCTTTCAGGAAGACCAAGAAAGACGCCGCGGCTGTGGAGGCGCCCCCTGCTGGGGAAGAGGGGGGTACTGCCCCCAAGGAAGAGCACGAAGAAGCTGCTAAGCCCGACGAGTCCACCAGTGAGAATGCCGAGCCCGTCAGCCCCGCAGAGGAGCCCAGCCCAGAAGCGGAGGAGGCAGCCGCTGAGCCCGAGCCCGTGGTCACCCCTCCAGAGCAGACCCCCCAGAGCGAGGAGTCCGTGCCCAGCACGGAGACCCCCACCGAGCCTCCGAAGGAGGAGTAA